One genomic segment of Brevibacillus laterosporus LMG 15441 includes these proteins:
- a CDS encoding sugar ABC transporter substrate-binding protein → MMKGLINKGSVYLFAIFFLIGSVLSGCGVTSTSKADNVSASSSETAGDQPTTVKKKRIALVVQFNIGSFSSQYIAGVKEEVEKLGGELTVLSGDNDLAKMASHVDAAVTQQFDGILLDHGRADSLAPGVQKALAQKTPIVAFDTGLDIPGVTVVEQDDIKLAEQTLNKMAQDTGGKGNIVKIWVAGFTPMERRQIAYKAFMDKNPGFNEIAAFGSASANTALDTQAQMEAILKQYPNKGDITAVWTAWNEFAKGATRAIQQAGRNEIKVYGIDMSDEDLQMLQDQNSPWIATAAVDPSDIGRVQARYLFKKLKGEQVPDKASLNPVLITREQLPKEPVKMADLNKYVKEWGTSTQGQ, encoded by the coding sequence ATGATGAAAGGTCTAATTAACAAAGGTTCCGTCTATTTATTCGCAATATTCTTTTTAATAGGAAGTGTGCTAAGCGGTTGTGGTGTAACTTCTACATCAAAAGCCGATAACGTGTCAGCATCAAGTAGTGAAACTGCTGGGGATCAACCTACGACAGTTAAGAAAAAGCGAATTGCGCTGGTGGTGCAATTTAATATTGGTTCGTTTTCATCTCAATATATTGCAGGCGTGAAGGAAGAGGTAGAGAAGCTGGGAGGAGAACTGACAGTTTTAAGCGGGGATAATGACCTTGCCAAAATGGCTTCACATGTGGACGCGGCTGTTACCCAACAATTTGATGGCATTTTGCTGGATCATGGACGTGCAGATAGCTTAGCACCAGGTGTTCAAAAGGCCTTGGCTCAAAAGACTCCAATTGTAGCTTTTGATACAGGATTAGATATTCCGGGAGTAACAGTAGTAGAGCAAGATGATATCAAATTGGCTGAACAAACACTAAACAAAATGGCACAAGACACAGGTGGCAAAGGAAATATTGTGAAGATATGGGTAGCTGGTTTTACTCCAATGGAACGTCGTCAAATCGCTTATAAGGCATTTATGGACAAAAATCCAGGCTTTAACGAAATTGCTGCATTCGGATCAGCTTCTGCTAACACGGCTCTTGATACGCAAGCGCAAATGGAAGCGATTCTGAAGCAGTATCCAAACAAAGGAGATATCACAGCAGTTTGGACTGCTTGGAATGAATTTGCTAAAGGTGCGACACGCGCGATACAGCAGGCTGGACGCAATGAAATTAAGGTATACGGCATAGATATGAGCGATGAGGATTTGCAAATGCTCCAAGACCAAAATTCACCATGGATTGCCACGGCAGCCGTAGACCCTTCTGATATTGGACGGGTACAGGCACGATACTTATTTAAGAAGCTGAAGGGAGAGCAGGTACCAGATAAGGCAAGCTTAAATCCTGTGCTAATCACACGTGAACAATTGCCTAAGGAGCCTGTGAAAATGGCAGATTTGAACAAGTACGTGAAGGAATGGGGCACGAGTACACAGGGTCAATAG
- a CDS encoding ABC transporter permease has translation MNIAIVGAIEQGLLFAVMVLGVFLTFRILNFPDLTVDGSFAMGGAIAATLIVDGMNPFLATALAMAGGAIAGVFTGVLTTKGKINGLLAGILTMIALYSINLRIMGKKSNIPLLREETLYTKAQAVSIFDFQIYGVSVASSIVFLIMVLIVKLMLDWFLHTDLGLDIRATGDNDRMIRSFGANTDTTTIIGLALSNALVAASGALVAQYQGFADVGMGIGMIVIGLASVIIGEVLFGTKSIMRLTLAVILGSIVYRLVIAFALRQGFLASDMKLITAIIVIIALILPNIMKGVWKIGRTVKGG, from the coding sequence ATGAACATTGCAATCGTTGGAGCAATTGAACAAGGACTACTCTTCGCAGTCATGGTACTGGGCGTTTTTTTAACCTTTCGAATTCTGAATTTTCCTGATTTAACGGTGGATGGTAGTTTTGCCATGGGAGGAGCTATTGCAGCTACCCTTATTGTAGACGGAATGAATCCATTTTTAGCAACCGCACTTGCCATGGCAGGTGGCGCGATTGCTGGTGTATTTACTGGGGTTCTGACGACAAAGGGAAAAATAAATGGCCTTCTGGCAGGTATTTTAACCATGATTGCATTATATTCAATCAATCTACGGATCATGGGGAAAAAATCAAATATACCACTGTTGCGAGAGGAAACACTCTATACGAAAGCCCAGGCAGTCTCCATATTTGACTTTCAAATCTATGGTGTCTCAGTAGCGAGTTCTATTGTATTTCTCATCATGGTGTTGATTGTAAAGCTAATGTTGGACTGGTTTTTGCATACAGACCTGGGACTAGATATTCGAGCGACAGGCGATAATGATCGGATGATCCGTAGCTTCGGGGCTAATACAGATACGACTACGATTATAGGTCTGGCGTTATCAAATGCGCTGGTAGCTGCTTCTGGTGCTTTAGTAGCGCAATATCAGGGCTTTGCTGATGTAGGGATGGGAATTGGAATGATCGTCATCGGACTTGCTTCCGTCATTATCGGGGAGGTGCTGTTTGGGACAAAAAGTATAATGCGACTTACGCTCGCAGTCATTCTTGGTTCCATCGTGTATCGACTGGTGATTGCGTTTGCTCTGCGGCAGGGTTTCCTTGCGTCCGATATGAAGCTGATCACGGCAATTATTGTAATCATTGCCCTAATTTTACCGAACATCATGAAGGGTGTTTGGAAAATAGGCAGAACGGTGAAAGGAGGGTAA
- a CDS encoding acyl-CoA synthetase, translating to MSTDKLREHGMVEIPPLYNFASEVERYALLHPEKAALVIVSEDEKEEILTYEQLRIYMNKLVNAFLSCGIACYDKVLVLVPRGIEAYGIYLALIKMGAVVIPGSEMLRGKDIAYRANHAEAKAIIATKELLSEIDDIREECESLTCFISVGEHRKGWQELTDILVGVAEEAESVETGSDELAFLSYTSGTTGGPKGVMHVHGWPFAHLAVAATYWLDVQENDLVWATASPGWAKWIWSPFVSTLGKGATAFVYKGKFRPDTYLSLLQKYPISVMCATPTEYRLIAKMPDLANYKMNALRSACSAGEPLNREVIDTFRRTFNLTVRDGYGQTENTLLVGTFIGMEPRPGSMGRPSPAVRIAIIDEEGNELETGKVGDIAVDRKMIALSKGYLNDSIRTQRAFRGDWYVTGDQGRQDEDGYIWFEGRSDDIIISSGYTIGPFEVEDALVKHEAVAECAAVASPDPDRGQVVKAFIVLKQGVEASDELITQLQEHVKSLTAPYKYPRKIQFVSELPKTTSGKIRRLELRQNERSSE from the coding sequence ATGTCAACAGATAAGCTGCGAGAACATGGAATGGTTGAGATTCCGCCACTGTATAACTTTGCATCTGAAGTAGAGAGATATGCTCTTCTTCATCCAGAGAAAGCTGCACTTGTGATTGTCTCAGAAGATGAAAAGGAAGAAATCCTTACCTACGAGCAATTACGCATTTATATGAATAAGCTTGTGAATGCTTTCCTAAGCTGTGGAATTGCTTGCTATGATAAAGTGCTTGTGTTAGTGCCGCGGGGGATAGAAGCATATGGAATTTATTTAGCGCTGATAAAAATGGGTGCTGTCGTGATACCCGGCTCTGAAATGCTAAGGGGGAAGGATATTGCGTATCGTGCTAACCATGCAGAAGCGAAAGCCATTATTGCTACAAAGGAACTGCTATCTGAAATTGATGATATTCGAGAGGAATGTGAATCACTAACTTGTTTTATTTCAGTTGGGGAGCATAGGAAGGGATGGCAGGAGCTAACTGATATCCTAGTCGGTGTAGCAGAAGAAGCTGAGAGCGTAGAGACAGGATCGGATGAGCTTGCCTTCCTATCTTACACATCAGGTACAACTGGTGGGCCTAAAGGTGTTATGCATGTTCACGGTTGGCCGTTCGCTCATTTAGCTGTCGCAGCTACCTATTGGCTTGACGTTCAAGAAAATGATCTGGTATGGGCCACAGCAAGCCCTGGATGGGCAAAATGGATATGGAGTCCTTTTGTATCTACATTAGGCAAGGGTGCAACCGCTTTTGTCTATAAAGGGAAATTTAGACCTGATACCTATTTATCCCTGTTACAAAAATATCCCATTTCCGTTATGTGTGCCACTCCAACGGAATACAGGCTGATAGCGAAAATGCCTGATTTGGCAAATTATAAAATGAATGCTTTGCGCTCTGCTTGTTCAGCCGGTGAGCCTTTAAATCGTGAAGTCATTGATACGTTTCGCAGGACCTTCAACCTGACTGTACGAGACGGATACGGGCAAACGGAAAATACTTTGCTGGTAGGTACATTTATTGGTATGGAACCGCGTCCAGGCTCGATGGGACGACCTTCTCCAGCGGTGCGAATCGCGATTATTGACGAGGAAGGCAATGAATTGGAAACAGGAAAAGTGGGAGATATTGCAGTAGATCGCAAAATGATTGCTTTATCTAAAGGGTATTTGAATGATTCCATACGGACACAGCGAGCGTTTCGGGGTGACTGGTATGTAACGGGGGATCAAGGTCGACAGGACGAGGATGGCTATATTTGGTTTGAGGGGCGTTCTGATGACATCATTATTTCGTCTGGCTATACGATTGGACCGTTTGAGGTAGAGGATGCGTTAGTAAAGCATGAAGCAGTTGCAGAATGCGCAGCCGTAGCTAGTCCAGATCCAGATCGCGGACAGGTTGTAAAAGCCTTTATTGTATTAAAACAAGGGGTGGAAGCGTCTGATGAATTGATTACACAATTACAGGAGCATGTAAAAAGCTTGACCGCCCCATATAAATATCCACGTAAAATTCAGTTTGTCAGCGAGTTGCCCAAAACTACTTCCGGTAAAATCAGAAGGCTAGAGCTACGTCAAAATGAAAGGTCGTCAGAGTGA
- a CDS encoding branched-chain amino acid ABC transporter substrate-binding protein: MKVNQKSLAIVSSILLAGAALSGCAGGNNATSGTSQQKGSEGGSGAAGGDKIVIALVGPLSGSASDYGDSAKAGAEYALKLKQKELQDLGLNVELKPLDDQAEPKQGVVNAQMAINDNDVVAVVGHVTTGSSLSAVTAYEKAGLVMVSPSTTGPEFTEGGKKVAHRICARDDEQGRKAAIYAKNTLNVKNAMVIHDKQAYGQGLANEVKKQFEKDGVSVLGFEGLTAGEKDYSAVVNQVLAKKPEMVYFGGYYAEAGILIKQLREKGFTGVFMGADGLDSAEMFTIAGPAAEGIVFTSTVGDVKATEEGKKWIQEFEGSTGKKLGIFTSFGYDAMAVAINGIEEAAKANGNKKPTRAQVFEAIHKTQDFKGQFVHVSFDDKGDNKNAQVFIYTYAGGSKKFEGEAK; the protein is encoded by the coding sequence ATGAAAGTAAATCAAAAATCACTTGCAATCGTATCTTCAATTTTATTGGCTGGAGCAGCTTTGTCAGGGTGTGCTGGCGGGAATAATGCGACATCAGGCACTTCACAGCAGAAGGGGAGTGAGGGAGGAAGTGGCGCAGCAGGTGGAGACAAGATTGTGATTGCGTTAGTTGGTCCGCTCTCAGGTTCAGCTTCAGATTATGGTGACTCCGCCAAAGCAGGTGCCGAATATGCACTAAAATTAAAGCAGAAGGAACTACAAGACTTAGGCCTTAACGTTGAATTAAAACCTTTAGATGACCAAGCAGAACCTAAACAAGGTGTTGTTAACGCCCAAATGGCGATTAACGACAACGACGTAGTAGCGGTTGTAGGTCACGTGACTACGGGTTCATCCTTGTCTGCTGTAACAGCTTATGAAAAAGCTGGTTTGGTCATGGTATCGCCTTCTACAACAGGGCCGGAATTTACTGAGGGAGGTAAAAAAGTAGCACATCGTATTTGTGCACGCGACGACGAACAAGGAAGAAAAGCGGCTATTTATGCAAAAAATACCTTGAATGTAAAAAATGCAATGGTCATTCATGATAAACAAGCGTACGGCCAAGGCTTAGCCAATGAAGTAAAGAAGCAATTTGAGAAGGATGGTGTTAGCGTTCTAGGTTTTGAAGGCTTGACTGCTGGTGAGAAGGACTATAGTGCAGTGGTGAACCAAGTGTTAGCGAAGAAGCCGGAAATGGTCTATTTTGGCGGTTATTATGCAGAGGCAGGAATTTTAATTAAGCAGTTGCGGGAAAAAGGATTTACCGGCGTGTTTATGGGCGCTGATGGTCTTGATTCTGCTGAAATGTTTACAATTGCGGGACCTGCAGCAGAGGGTATCGTGTTTACCTCCACTGTTGGTGACGTAAAAGCAACAGAAGAAGGGAAGAAATGGATACAGGAATTTGAAGGCTCAACAGGCAAAAAGCTGGGGATATTTACCTCGTTTGGCTACGATGCCATGGCTGTAGCTATCAATGGCATTGAGGAGGCGGCTAAAGCGAATGGCAACAAAAAGCCAACTCGTGCTCAAGTATTCGAAGCCATTCACAAAACACAAGATTTTAAAGGACAGTTTGTACATGTTTCTTTCGATGATAAAGGTGACAATAAGAATGCGCAGGTGTTTATTTATACCTATGCAGGCGGTTCAAAGAAATTTGAAGGTGAAGCAAAATAA
- a CDS encoding ABC transporter substrate-binding protein, with translation MLLIATACSQTGTAPASNQNGANSGAQSATNESKVIKVGIVQIIEHPALDAARDGFIAKMQANGFEENKTVAYDLQSAQGNMDTAIQIAKKFTGDKVDLILAIGTPAVQAVAQTTTDIPILFTAVTDPVSAGLVQSMDKPGGNVSGTTDMNPVEEQLSLIKKVKADAKNVGVIYNAGEVNSKVQVDKAKEAAQKLGLTIIEAAITNPTEVKQAAESMVGKVDSFYVPTDNMVVASISAVVSVAEAQKIPVVAGEENSVKSGAITTFGIDYSLLGAQTGDMATKILKGERKVGDMPVESQKEMKLVINKKAAEKMGISLPQDLIDKAVQTFDQ, from the coding sequence ATGCTTTTGATTGCAACTGCCTGTAGTCAGACTGGCACAGCTCCAGCTAGCAACCAAAACGGAGCAAATTCTGGAGCTCAATCTGCAACAAATGAATCTAAAGTCATTAAAGTCGGAATTGTGCAAATAATCGAACATCCAGCTTTAGATGCTGCGAGGGATGGATTTATAGCCAAAATGCAGGCAAATGGTTTTGAAGAAAATAAAACGGTGGCATATGATCTTCAATCCGCACAGGGGAATATGGATACGGCGATTCAAATAGCCAAAAAATTCACTGGCGACAAGGTTGATCTCATTCTTGCTATTGGTACCCCTGCTGTACAAGCAGTAGCACAAACTACCACAGATATCCCTATTCTGTTTACCGCAGTGACCGATCCAGTAAGTGCTGGATTAGTTCAATCAATGGATAAACCAGGTGGCAATGTATCTGGCACCACAGACATGAATCCCGTAGAAGAGCAATTATCATTGATTAAAAAAGTAAAAGCAGATGCAAAAAATGTAGGTGTAATCTATAACGCTGGGGAAGTCAATTCAAAAGTGCAGGTAGATAAAGCGAAAGAGGCAGCTCAAAAGTTAGGGCTAACGATCATAGAAGCTGCTATCACAAATCCAACTGAGGTAAAGCAAGCGGCAGAGTCTATGGTAGGTAAGGTGGATTCCTTTTATGTGCCAACAGATAATATGGTAGTAGCCTCTATCTCAGCAGTTGTGAGTGTTGCGGAAGCACAAAAAATTCCTGTGGTCGCTGGAGAAGAGAATTCCGTAAAGAGTGGGGCCATTACTACTTTTGGTATTGATTATAGCCTGCTCGGTGCGCAAACAGGAGATATGGCTACTAAAATTCTTAAGGGAGAAAGGAAGGTGGGCGATATGCCAGTGGAATCCCAAAAGGAAATGAAGCTGGTCATTAATAAAAAGGCAGCCGAAAAAATGGGCATATCATTACCGCAGGATCTCATAGACAAAGCTGTACAAACCTTTGATCAATAA
- a CDS encoding thioredoxin family protein, whose amino-acid sequence MKEIIDVQKVIQVDLLHTEYSIFYLYTPLCGTCQIASQMVTMLEQLFPSVVFYRVNINTHKKLAQDWKITSVPCLIIYQRDREVARKYAFESVPDLYSWLQSLSIFQ is encoded by the coding sequence GTGAAAGAGATCATCGATGTCCAAAAGGTAATTCAAGTAGATTTATTACACACAGAATACTCGATATTCTATCTGTATACGCCGCTGTGTGGAACCTGTCAAATTGCTAGTCAGATGGTGACGATGCTAGAACAGCTCTTTCCTTCAGTAGTGTTTTACCGAGTTAATATTAATACTCATAAAAAACTGGCACAAGACTGGAAAATTACCAGTGTCCCATGTCTCATTATTTACCAGCGTGATAGAGAAGTAGCACGAAAGTATGCCTTTGAATCCGTACCAGATCTATATTCTTGGCTACAATCACTTTCTATATTTCAATAG
- a CDS encoding amino acid permease yields the protein MTTKKWGAWMLTAIVVGNMVGSGIFMLPGALARIASPLAVTLAWLLTGFGVLLIGLVFGNLAIRRPDLTAGPQSYASALFRNQRRGKVFGFTIAWGYWVANWSGNVAIITTFAGYLSTFFPIMKQTSVLFQIGSFPVETGKLITFLVCTIYLWGTHFILCRNTLVAGRLNFMATATKVVGFVFFMVAALSIFQWSMMGSFYYPMPVAGSTVEHGLLEQVNLAAISTLWAFVGIESASILSSRARSQRDVKIATILGLVIVVCIYVLITLLTMGVLPVEALRHSDKPLADALVAIMGPAGGIVLALLAIFSLVGTTIGWILVGSEVSYQAAQAGMFPKIFEKTNQHGSPAQALLITNLCTQLFVFSTISNTIAGAFTFVITVATLAYLIPYIVSALFQLKLVYTGETYRTGEARARLLDGCIGILATLYSMWVIKTGIADLETLLLGIGLFFSAILIYPFAFKKAV from the coding sequence ATGACAACAAAAAAATGGGGAGCTTGGATGCTAACCGCCATTGTGGTAGGTAACATGGTAGGCTCAGGAATCTTTATGCTACCAGGTGCCTTAGCAAGAATAGCTAGCCCCTTGGCAGTCACCTTAGCATGGTTGCTTACCGGGTTTGGAGTCTTATTAATTGGGCTCGTCTTTGGTAATTTAGCAATTCGCCGACCTGATCTGACTGCAGGTCCACAGAGTTATGCCTCTGCCTTATTTCGAAATCAAAGACGGGGGAAAGTATTCGGGTTTACAATTGCTTGGGGTTATTGGGTGGCGAATTGGTCAGGAAATGTAGCGATTATCACAACATTTGCCGGATATCTTTCTACCTTTTTTCCTATCATGAAACAAACTAGTGTTTTATTTCAAATTGGCTCTTTTCCGGTTGAGACTGGGAAACTCATCACCTTTTTAGTCTGTACGATTTACCTATGGGGGACGCATTTCATTTTATGCCGTAACACTTTGGTAGCCGGTAGACTTAACTTCATGGCAACAGCCACAAAAGTGGTCGGATTTGTCTTTTTCATGGTTGCTGCTCTTTCTATTTTTCAATGGTCCATGATGGGGTCGTTTTATTATCCAATGCCAGTAGCTGGTTCTACAGTAGAGCATGGATTGCTTGAACAAGTCAATCTAGCGGCTATTTCAACGCTATGGGCATTTGTTGGAATCGAGTCTGCCTCCATTTTATCATCACGAGCTCGCTCCCAGCGAGATGTAAAAATAGCTACGATTCTTGGATTAGTAATTGTTGTCTGTATCTATGTTTTAATTACATTACTGACCATGGGTGTGCTCCCTGTCGAAGCACTGCGTCATTCAGATAAACCGCTAGCAGATGCACTCGTTGCTATTATGGGACCTGCCGGGGGCATTGTCTTAGCACTTCTAGCGATTTTTTCCCTAGTTGGGACAACGATTGGCTGGATTTTAGTTGGTTCGGAGGTATCCTATCAAGCGGCACAAGCAGGGATGTTTCCTAAAATCTTTGAAAAAACGAATCAGCATGGAAGCCCAGCTCAAGCCTTATTGATTACTAATTTGTGCACACAGCTCTTTGTTTTTTCCACCATTTCCAATACGATCGCAGGAGCCTTTACCTTTGTCATCACGGTAGCAACTCTTGCTTATCTGATCCCGTATATCGTATCTGCCCTCTTTCAATTGAAGCTGGTTTATACGGGAGAAACCTATCGTACGGGTGAAGCACGAGCTAGGTTATTGGATGGTTGCATTGGAATTTTAGCAACGCTCTATTCAATGTGGGTGATTAAAACAGGTATTGCGGATTTAGAAACCCTTTTACTTGGAATAGGACTTTTCTTTAGTGCTATTTTGATCTACCCTTTTGCTTTTAAGAAAGCAGTTTGA
- a CDS encoding YjcZ family sporulation protein: MSSIFGGNGCGDFSCILVLFILLVIISCCCFDNCNSRC, translated from the coding sequence ATGTCAAGTATCTTTGGTGGTAATGGTTGTGGCGATTTCTCTTGTATCCTAGTGTTGTTTATTCTTTTGGTGATTATCAGTTGCTGCTGCTTCGATAATTGCAATTCTCGCTGCTAA
- a CDS encoding ABC transporter ATP-binding protein: protein MLEITNVTKVFNQNTVNEKIALSSIHLKLEHGDFVTVIGSNGAGKSTLMNTISGGILPDTGSIFIDQQNVTKQGEHKRAALIGRVFQDPMAGTAPQMTIEENLAIAYSRGRHRTLSLGVTNKKRTFFQEKLKILDQGLENRLKTKVGFLSGGQRQALSLLMATFINPKLLLLDEHTAALDPKRAQLIVDLTKKIVEENKLTTLMVTHNMEQALHMGNRLFMMHEGRIILDLPQETKAQMTTKDLLQAFEEARGGEAFSEDRYILA, encoded by the coding sequence GTGTTAGAAATAACCAATGTAACCAAGGTGTTTAATCAAAATACCGTAAATGAAAAGATTGCCCTTAGCAGCATACATCTAAAACTTGAACATGGGGATTTTGTGACAGTGATTGGTAGCAATGGAGCAGGAAAGTCTACTTTGATGAATACGATATCTGGTGGAATCCTCCCTGATACAGGAAGTATTTTTATTGATCAGCAGAATGTAACGAAACAGGGGGAGCATAAGCGAGCCGCTTTGATTGGACGAGTATTTCAAGATCCAATGGCAGGTACAGCTCCACAGATGACAATTGAGGAAAACTTGGCTATCGCTTATTCTCGTGGTCGTCACCGTACGCTTTCACTGGGTGTAACCAATAAAAAAAGAACGTTTTTTCAAGAGAAGCTGAAAATATTAGACCAAGGATTAGAAAATCGTTTGAAAACCAAGGTTGGCTTTCTATCTGGTGGACAACGTCAGGCGTTGAGCTTGCTGATGGCTACGTTTATCAATCCTAAATTATTACTGCTGGACGAACACACAGCTGCTTTGGACCCAAAACGGGCTCAGTTAATTGTTGATTTGACCAAAAAAATAGTGGAAGAAAACAAATTGACTACGCTTATGGTTACTCATAACATGGAACAGGCCCTGCATATGGGAAATCGATTATTCATGATGCATGAAGGGAGGATTATTTTGGACCTTCCCCAAGAGACGAAAGCACAAATGACAACAAAGGACTTACTACAGGCGTTTGAGGAGGCAAGAGGCGGAGAAGCTTTCTCAGAAGATCGATACATTTTAGCATAA